A portion of the Drosophila innubila isolate TH190305 chromosome 3L unlocalized genomic scaffold, UK_Dinn_1.0 0_D_3L, whole genome shotgun sequence genome contains these proteins:
- the LOC117787545 gene encoding uncharacterized protein LOC117787545 isoform X1 translates to MKCYVTAILILGLLVSFRSADGRLPRVLPFVEDEQGVPVHGDCEFRINGDLQDPAPLFARHDSYELIVPDPTDTVRLVNGELLDMFCPGVGFAAPFSNRSQLTVQCLQKKYFLIDGLIYPFSNFSCTAWPTYTALRTGRKCNGGTDLVKVGFQLEDDGFLQAYDVCHDELAEATRYVHHVLYPSSYDYQLGVARPSFLELDFYGGRDVNRKYTQVQQNITISEILGLDASPYFNYTEDRFLARGHLIAKSDLIFGAMQMSTFLFINVAPQWQSFNGGNWARVESSVRKFVADRNLTTDCYTGTWGVSTLPDVEGIERELYLDFDQNNNGLIPVPMIYFRVIIDRESREGIVLVGVNNRYATLEQIQKDYILCEDIGHQLSWISWLKEDLHEGYSYACTVEDFTKVVKDLPLEDLHTNGVLGLDTETSTTETSSAATPTTTTELSSTTDSDTSTESSTTMAPIVTTESSSTPVSDSTTESSSTITPTATTESSSTTVSDSTTESSSTITPTATTESSSTTVSESTTESSSTATPTVTTEDDSTTDLASTTDSSSSNPPTATTESSSTTVSDSTTESSSTITPTATTESSSTTVSDSTTESSSTAMPTVTTESSSTASSSTATTSSPVTPTPGPTPNQCQFKLNGDLIDPAPLLTPEGALSWLLPDEAGVYTIEKGSSLDLHCTSALTVPFNRFTALTARCLGNQIYEAEGQQVSMRSFSCQTWPSYVAVRTGNRCEGGTELLKIGFNVAAGLLPQLELCYDEKAQITRYARYELTPANVAYQRDVAQPGYLRGDFYTGKDVNIYYGQAHQLEELSSILGLDASKYLDSTRDLYLARGQLAARQDFVHGSAQRATHFYVNAVPQWRSISIGNWLAVERSLRQFVADEALNVSIHAGSWGVSTLPNVEGKQTPIYLDADAEQLPVPRLVYRVVIDQLSRKGIVLVVTNNPHASLSEILQDYVVCEDVGAQLDWLDWEKTQLEQGYAYACSVEDFTAVVKDLPLDQLQTSGLLGVSPSNPEQLCSFRVNGDLKDPAPLYVLRDVQNKAEYLQPNLQGLTELKHGEILELHCSGKSSFKDRFDGFTRLNASCWGEKSFLVLGSVYQLEDFVCTSWPGYTARRTNRTCNGGTNLLEVGFQLAQADEQDDFLQTYDVCHNELEEVTRYVHHVLMPGSAQYQRSVSRPSFITGDFYDGKDVNGKYTQIQQNITISQILDMDASRYFNISGNVYLARGHLSAKTDFVFGPAQQATFFFVNAAPQWQTFNAGNWERIEDSVRKFVADENITADCYTGIWGVSTLPDAQGVHQELYLDFDENNNGLIPVPRLYFRVVIDRESRLGIVLLGVNNPHASLEEIQNDYLICPDIGDQINWISWTKEDLKRGYSYACTVEEFTKVVKDLPLEDLQTNGVLGVTTARHP, encoded by the exons ATGAAGTGCTACGTGACTGCGATCCTAATCCTGGGGCTGCTGGTCAGCTTCCGGTCCGCCGATGGACGCTTGCCACGCGTGTTGCCCTTCGTTGAGGACGAACAAGGTGTTCCTGTGCACGGTGATTGCGAGTTTCGAATAAATGGAGATCTCCAGGATCCAGCGCCGTTGTTTGCACGTCACGACTCCTACGAGCTGATCGTGCCCGATCCGACGGATACAGTGCGTCTGGTAAATGGCGAACTACTGGATATGTTCTGCCCGGGAGTGGGATTTGCCGCCCCCTTCAGCAACCGTAGCCAGTTGACGGTGCAGTGCCTACAGAAAAAGTACTTTCTCATCGATGGCTTGATCTATCCCTTCTCCAACTTCAGCTGCACGGCTTGGCCAACTTACACGGCCCTGCGCACCGGACGTAAGTGCAATGGCGGCACAGACCTCGTCAAGGTGGGTTTTCAGCTCGAGGACGATGGTTTCCTGCAAGCCTACGACGTCTGCCACGATGAGCTGGCCGAGGCCACACGCTACGTGCACCACGTGCTCTATCCCTCAAGCTACGACTATCAACTTGGTGTGGCACGTCCCAGTTTCCTTGAGCTAGACTTCTACGGAGGACGGGACGTTAATAGGAAGTACACACAAGTTCAGCAGAATATTACTATTAGTGAGATTCTCGGCCTGGATGCCTCGCCCTACTTTAACTACACCGAAGATCGGTTCTTGGCTCGTGGTCACCTGATAGCAAAATCGGATTTGATCTTTGGTGCGATGCAAATGTCCACATTCCTCTTCATCAATGTGGCACCACAATGGCAGAGCTTCAATGGCGGCAACTGGGCGCGTGTTGAGTCGAGTGTTCGGAAATTTGTGGCCGATCGGAATCTGACAACAGACTGTTATACCGGCACATGGGGTGTCTCTACCCTGCCCGATGTGGAGGGCATCGAGCGTGAACTCTATTTGGACTTTGATCAGAACAACAATGGTTTGATTCCAGTGCCCATGATCTACTTCCGCGTGATTATCGATCGTGAGAGTCGTGAGGGTATTGTCCTAGTCGGTGTAAACAATCGCTACGCCACGCTGGAACAAATCCAAAAAGATTACATTCTCTGCGAAGATATTGGGCATCAGCTGAGTTGGATTTCCTGGCTAAAGGAGGATCTACATGAGGGCTACTCTTATGCTTGTACTGTTGAGGATTTCACGAAGGTAGTAAAGGATTTACCCCTGGAGGATCTGCATACAAATGGTGTGCTTGGTTTGGACACGGAAACCAGCACTACTGAGACATCTAGCGCCGCTACGCCAACTACCACCACAGAGTTATCTTCCACAACGGATTCAGATACATCTACAGAGTCATCTACCACTATGGCTCCAATTGTCACTACCGAGTCTTCTTCTACACCCGTTTCCGATAGCACCACCGAATCTTCCAGCACTATTACTCCAACT GCTACTACCGAGTCTTCTTCTACAACCGTTTCCGATAGCACCACCGAATCTTCCAGCACTATTACTCCAACTGCGACGACCGAGTCTTCTTCAACAACCGTTTCCGAAAGCACCACTGAGTCGTCTAGCACCGCTACGCCAACTGTCACCACCGAGGACGATTCCACTACTGATTTAGCTAGCACTACCGATTCTTCTAGCAGTAATCCTCCAACAGCTACTACCGAGTCTTCTTCTACAACCGTTTCCGATAGCACCACCGAATCTTCCAGCACTATTACTCCAACTGCGACGACCGAGTCTTCTTCAACAACCGTTTCCGATAGCACCACTGAGTCGTCCAGCACCGCTATGCCAACTGTCACCACCGAGTCTTCCAGCACAGCTTCCAGCTCAACTGCCACAACCAGTTCTCCCGTCACACCAACCCCCGGTCCTACCCCTAATCAATGTCAATTTAAGCTCAATGGAGATCTGATCGATCCTGCACCACTTCTCACTCCAGAGGGTGCTCTCAGTTGGCTGCTTCCCGATGAAGCGGGAGTCTACACAATAGAAAAGGGTTCCAGCCTTGATTTACACTGCACTTCCGCCTTGACTGTTCCCTTTAATCGGTTCACCGCATTGACGGCGCGCTGTTTGGGCAATCAGATCTACGAGGCGGAGGGTCAACAGGTCAGCATGAGGTCTTTTAGCTGCCAAACGTGGCCAAGCTATGTGGCTGTACGCACTGGAAATCGCTGCGAAGGCGGCACAGAGTTGTTGAAGATTGGCTTTAATGTCGCCGCGGGCTTGTTGCCACAGCTGGAGCTCTGCTACGATGAGAAGGCGCAAATCACACGCTATGCACGCTACGAGCTGACTCCGGCGAATGTCGCCTATCAACGGGACGTGGCACAGCCGGGATATCTGCGCGGGGACTTTTACACAGGCAAGGATGTCAACATCTACTATGGACAGGCACATCAACTGGAGGAACTCAGCTCGATCCTTGGTCTGGATGCCAGCAAGTATTTGGACAGCACTAGGGACTTGTATTTGGCACGTGGCCAGCTCGCTGCTCGTCAGGATTTCGTGCATGGATCAGCCCAGAGGGCCACCCACTTCTATGTGAATGCGGTGCCCCAATGGCGAAGTATCAGCATTGGCAACTGGCTGGCGGTGGAGCGAAGCCTTCGCCAGTTTGTGGCCGACGAGGCGCTCAATGTGAGCATCCATGCGGGCAGCTGGGGCGTCTCCACGCTGCCCAATGTCGAAGGCAAACAGACACCGATCTATctggatgcggatgcggagcAGTTACCTGTGCCACGCCTTGTTTATCGCGTGGTTATTGACCAGCTGAGTCGCAAGGGCATTGTCCTGGTGGTGACCAACAATCCACATGCCAGTCTGTCGGAGATTCTGCAGGATTACGTGGTGTGCGAGGATGTTGGCGCCCAACTGGATTGGCTCGACTGGGAGAAGACGCAGCTGGAGCAGGGATATGCCTATGCCTGCTCCGTCGAAGACTTTACAGCTGTGGTCAAGGATTTGCCTTTGGATCAACTACAAACTTCAGGACTACTGGGAGTTTCCCCATCCAATCCAGAACAACTCTGCAGCTTCCGGGTGAACGGCGATCTTAAGGATCCAGCGCCACTTTACGTACTCCGCGATGTCCAGAACAAGGCAGAGTATCTCCAACCCAACTTGCAGGGTCTGACCGAACTGAAACATGGGGAGATCCTGGAGCTGCACTGCAGCGGCAAAAGTTCCTTTAAGGATCGTTTTGACGGATTCACAAGACTAAATGCCAGCTGTTGGGGAGAAAAGAGTTTCCTGGTTCTGGGCAGTGTCTACCAACTGGAGGACTTTGTCTGCACTTCCTGGCCTGGTTACACCGCTCGTCGCACCAATCGCACCTGCAATGGTGGCACCAACCTGCTCGAGGTGGGTTTCCAGTTGGCTCAAGCCGACGAACAGGACGACTTCCTGCAGACTTACGATGTGTGCCACAATGAGCTGGAGGAGGTGACCCGATATGTTCATCATGTCCTCATGCCAGGTAGCGCACAGTATCAACGATCTGTTAGTCGACCCAGCTTCATCACCGGCGACTTTTATGACGGCAAGGATGTCAACGGAAAGTACACGCAAATCCAACAGAATATCACCATCAGCCAGATCCTTGACATGGATGCGTCACgttatttcaatattagtGGCAATGTTTATCTGGCCAGGGGACATCTCTCCGCCAAGACGGACTTTGTCTTCGGTCCCGCCCAGCAGGCGACCTTCTTCTTTGTGAATGCGGCTCCCCAATGGCAGACCTTCAACGCGGGCAACTGGGAACGCATCGAGGATAGCGTAAGGAAGTTTGTGGCCGATGAAAATATCACCGCAGATTGTTATACTGGCATTTGGGGTGTCTCTACACTGCCGGATGCCCAGGGTGTTCACCAGGAGCTCTACCTGGACTTTGATGAGAACAATAATGGATTGATCCCTGTGCCCAGGCTCTACTTCCGTGTGGTCATTGATCGCGAGAGTCGCCTGGGCATCGTCCTATTGGGTGTTAATAATCCACATGCCAGCTTGGAGGAGATTCAGAATGATTATCTCATCTGTCCAGATATAGGAGATCAAATCAATTGGATCAGCTGGACCAAGGAAGATCTAAAGAGGGGTTATTCCTACGCCTGCACTGTCGAAGAATTTACCAAAGTTGTCAAGGATTTGCCACTAGAAGATCTACAGACGAATGGAGTACTAGGTGTAACGACAGCACGACAcccataa
- the LOC117787545 gene encoding uncharacterized protein LOC117787545 isoform X2, which yields MKCYVTAILILGLLVSFRSADGRLPRVLPFVEDEQGVPVHGDCEFRINGDLQDPAPLFARHDSYELIVPDPTDTVRLVNGELLDMFCPGVGFAAPFSNRSQLTVQCLQKKYFLIDGLIYPFSNFSCTAWPTYTALRTGRKCNGGTDLVKVGFQLEDDGFLQAYDVCHDELAEATRYVHHVLYPSSYDYQLGVARPSFLELDFYGGRDVNRKYTQVQQNITISEILGLDASPYFNYTEDRFLARGHLIAKSDLIFGAMQMSTFLFINVAPQWQSFNGGNWARVESSVRKFVADRNLTTDCYTGTWGVSTLPDVEGIERELYLDFDQNNNGLIPVPMIYFRVIIDRESREGIVLVGVNNRYATLEQIQKDYILCEDIGHQLSWISWLKEDLHEGYSYACTVEDFTKVVKDLPLEDLHTNGVLGLDTETSTTETSSAATPTTTTELSSTTDSDTSTESSTTMAPIVTTESSSTPVSDSTTESSSTITPTATTESSSTTVSDSTTESSSTITPTATTESSSTTVSESTTESSSTATPTVTTEDDSTTDLASTTDSSSSNPPTATTESSSTTVSDSTTESSSTITPTATTESSSTTVSDSTTESSSSSTATTSSPVTPTPGPTPNQCQFKLNGDLIDPAPLLTPEGALSWLLPDEAGVYTIEKGSSLDLHCTSALTVPFNRFTALTARCLGNQIYEAEGQQVSMRSFSCQTWPSYVAVRTGNRCEGGTELLKIGFNVAAGLLPQLELCYDEKAQITRYARYELTPANVAYQRDVAQPGYLRGDFYTGKDVNIYYGQAHQLEELSSILGLDASKYLDSTRDLYLARGQLAARQDFVHGSAQRATHFYVNAVPQWRSISIGNWLAVERSLRQFVADEALNVSIHAGSWGVSTLPNVEGKQTPIYLDADAEQLPVPRLVYRVVIDQLSRKGIVLVVTNNPHASLSEILQDYVVCEDVGAQLDWLDWEKTQLEQGYAYACSVEDFTAVVKDLPLDQLQTSGLLGVSPSNPEQLCSFRVNGDLKDPAPLYVLRDVQNKAEYLQPNLQGLTELKHGEILELHCSGKSSFKDRFDGFTRLNASCWGEKSFLVLGSVYQLEDFVCTSWPGYTARRTNRTCNGGTNLLEVGFQLAQADEQDDFLQTYDVCHNELEEVTRYVHHVLMPGSAQYQRSVSRPSFITGDFYDGKDVNGKYTQIQQNITISQILDMDASRYFNISGNVYLARGHLSAKTDFVFGPAQQATFFFVNAAPQWQTFNAGNWERIEDSVRKFVADENITADCYTGIWGVSTLPDAQGVHQELYLDFDENNNGLIPVPRLYFRVVIDRESRLGIVLLGVNNPHASLEEIQNDYLICPDIGDQINWISWTKEDLKRGYSYACTVEEFTKVVKDLPLEDLQTNGVLGVTTARHP from the exons ATGAAGTGCTACGTGACTGCGATCCTAATCCTGGGGCTGCTGGTCAGCTTCCGGTCCGCCGATGGACGCTTGCCACGCGTGTTGCCCTTCGTTGAGGACGAACAAGGTGTTCCTGTGCACGGTGATTGCGAGTTTCGAATAAATGGAGATCTCCAGGATCCAGCGCCGTTGTTTGCACGTCACGACTCCTACGAGCTGATCGTGCCCGATCCGACGGATACAGTGCGTCTGGTAAATGGCGAACTACTGGATATGTTCTGCCCGGGAGTGGGATTTGCCGCCCCCTTCAGCAACCGTAGCCAGTTGACGGTGCAGTGCCTACAGAAAAAGTACTTTCTCATCGATGGCTTGATCTATCCCTTCTCCAACTTCAGCTGCACGGCTTGGCCAACTTACACGGCCCTGCGCACCGGACGTAAGTGCAATGGCGGCACAGACCTCGTCAAGGTGGGTTTTCAGCTCGAGGACGATGGTTTCCTGCAAGCCTACGACGTCTGCCACGATGAGCTGGCCGAGGCCACACGCTACGTGCACCACGTGCTCTATCCCTCAAGCTACGACTATCAACTTGGTGTGGCACGTCCCAGTTTCCTTGAGCTAGACTTCTACGGAGGACGGGACGTTAATAGGAAGTACACACAAGTTCAGCAGAATATTACTATTAGTGAGATTCTCGGCCTGGATGCCTCGCCCTACTTTAACTACACCGAAGATCGGTTCTTGGCTCGTGGTCACCTGATAGCAAAATCGGATTTGATCTTTGGTGCGATGCAAATGTCCACATTCCTCTTCATCAATGTGGCACCACAATGGCAGAGCTTCAATGGCGGCAACTGGGCGCGTGTTGAGTCGAGTGTTCGGAAATTTGTGGCCGATCGGAATCTGACAACAGACTGTTATACCGGCACATGGGGTGTCTCTACCCTGCCCGATGTGGAGGGCATCGAGCGTGAACTCTATTTGGACTTTGATCAGAACAACAATGGTTTGATTCCAGTGCCCATGATCTACTTCCGCGTGATTATCGATCGTGAGAGTCGTGAGGGTATTGTCCTAGTCGGTGTAAACAATCGCTACGCCACGCTGGAACAAATCCAAAAAGATTACATTCTCTGCGAAGATATTGGGCATCAGCTGAGTTGGATTTCCTGGCTAAAGGAGGATCTACATGAGGGCTACTCTTATGCTTGTACTGTTGAGGATTTCACGAAGGTAGTAAAGGATTTACCCCTGGAGGATCTGCATACAAATGGTGTGCTTGGTTTGGACACGGAAACCAGCACTACTGAGACATCTAGCGCCGCTACGCCAACTACCACCACAGAGTTATCTTCCACAACGGATTCAGATACATCTACAGAGTCATCTACCACTATGGCTCCAATTGTCACTACCGAGTCTTCTTCTACACCCGTTTCCGATAGCACCACCGAATCTTCCAGCACTATTACTCCAACT GCTACTACCGAGTCTTCTTCTACAACCGTTTCCGATAGCACCACCGAATCTTCCAGCACTATTACTCCAACTGCGACGACCGAGTCTTCTTCAACAACCGTTTCCGAAAGCACCACTGAGTCGTCTAGCACCGCTACGCCAACTGTCACCACCGAGGACGATTCCACTACTGATTTAGCTAGCACTACCGATTCTTCTAGCAGTAATCCTCCAACAGCTACTACCGAGTCTTCTTCTACAACCGTTTCCGATAGCACCACCGAATCTTCCAGCACTATTACTCCAACTGCGACGACCGAGTCTTCTTCAACAACCGTTTCCGATAGCACCACTGAGTCGT CTTCCAGCTCAACTGCCACAACCAGTTCTCCCGTCACACCAACCCCCGGTCCTACCCCTAATCAATGTCAATTTAAGCTCAATGGAGATCTGATCGATCCTGCACCACTTCTCACTCCAGAGGGTGCTCTCAGTTGGCTGCTTCCCGATGAAGCGGGAGTCTACACAATAGAAAAGGGTTCCAGCCTTGATTTACACTGCACTTCCGCCTTGACTGTTCCCTTTAATCGGTTCACCGCATTGACGGCGCGCTGTTTGGGCAATCAGATCTACGAGGCGGAGGGTCAACAGGTCAGCATGAGGTCTTTTAGCTGCCAAACGTGGCCAAGCTATGTGGCTGTACGCACTGGAAATCGCTGCGAAGGCGGCACAGAGTTGTTGAAGATTGGCTTTAATGTCGCCGCGGGCTTGTTGCCACAGCTGGAGCTCTGCTACGATGAGAAGGCGCAAATCACACGCTATGCACGCTACGAGCTGACTCCGGCGAATGTCGCCTATCAACGGGACGTGGCACAGCCGGGATATCTGCGCGGGGACTTTTACACAGGCAAGGATGTCAACATCTACTATGGACAGGCACATCAACTGGAGGAACTCAGCTCGATCCTTGGTCTGGATGCCAGCAAGTATTTGGACAGCACTAGGGACTTGTATTTGGCACGTGGCCAGCTCGCTGCTCGTCAGGATTTCGTGCATGGATCAGCCCAGAGGGCCACCCACTTCTATGTGAATGCGGTGCCCCAATGGCGAAGTATCAGCATTGGCAACTGGCTGGCGGTGGAGCGAAGCCTTCGCCAGTTTGTGGCCGACGAGGCGCTCAATGTGAGCATCCATGCGGGCAGCTGGGGCGTCTCCACGCTGCCCAATGTCGAAGGCAAACAGACACCGATCTATctggatgcggatgcggagcAGTTACCTGTGCCACGCCTTGTTTATCGCGTGGTTATTGACCAGCTGAGTCGCAAGGGCATTGTCCTGGTGGTGACCAACAATCCACATGCCAGTCTGTCGGAGATTCTGCAGGATTACGTGGTGTGCGAGGATGTTGGCGCCCAACTGGATTGGCTCGACTGGGAGAAGACGCAGCTGGAGCAGGGATATGCCTATGCCTGCTCCGTCGAAGACTTTACAGCTGTGGTCAAGGATTTGCCTTTGGATCAACTACAAACTTCAGGACTACTGGGAGTTTCCCCATCCAATCCAGAACAACTCTGCAGCTTCCGGGTGAACGGCGATCTTAAGGATCCAGCGCCACTTTACGTACTCCGCGATGTCCAGAACAAGGCAGAGTATCTCCAACCCAACTTGCAGGGTCTGACCGAACTGAAACATGGGGAGATCCTGGAGCTGCACTGCAGCGGCAAAAGTTCCTTTAAGGATCGTTTTGACGGATTCACAAGACTAAATGCCAGCTGTTGGGGAGAAAAGAGTTTCCTGGTTCTGGGCAGTGTCTACCAACTGGAGGACTTTGTCTGCACTTCCTGGCCTGGTTACACCGCTCGTCGCACCAATCGCACCTGCAATGGTGGCACCAACCTGCTCGAGGTGGGTTTCCAGTTGGCTCAAGCCGACGAACAGGACGACTTCCTGCAGACTTACGATGTGTGCCACAATGAGCTGGAGGAGGTGACCCGATATGTTCATCATGTCCTCATGCCAGGTAGCGCACAGTATCAACGATCTGTTAGTCGACCCAGCTTCATCACCGGCGACTTTTATGACGGCAAGGATGTCAACGGAAAGTACACGCAAATCCAACAGAATATCACCATCAGCCAGATCCTTGACATGGATGCGTCACgttatttcaatattagtGGCAATGTTTATCTGGCCAGGGGACATCTCTCCGCCAAGACGGACTTTGTCTTCGGTCCCGCCCAGCAGGCGACCTTCTTCTTTGTGAATGCGGCTCCCCAATGGCAGACCTTCAACGCGGGCAACTGGGAACGCATCGAGGATAGCGTAAGGAAGTTTGTGGCCGATGAAAATATCACCGCAGATTGTTATACTGGCATTTGGGGTGTCTCTACACTGCCGGATGCCCAGGGTGTTCACCAGGAGCTCTACCTGGACTTTGATGAGAACAATAATGGATTGATCCCTGTGCCCAGGCTCTACTTCCGTGTGGTCATTGATCGCGAGAGTCGCCTGGGCATCGTCCTATTGGGTGTTAATAATCCACATGCCAGCTTGGAGGAGATTCAGAATGATTATCTCATCTGTCCAGATATAGGAGATCAAATCAATTGGATCAGCTGGACCAAGGAAGATCTAAAGAGGGGTTATTCCTACGCCTGCACTGTCGAAGAATTTACCAAAGTTGTCAAGGATTTGCCACTAGAAGATCTACAGACGAATGGAGTACTAGGTGTAACGACAGCACGACAcccataa